From a single Pieris napi chromosome 7, ilPieNapi1.2, whole genome shotgun sequence genomic region:
- the LOC125051377 gene encoding uncharacterized protein LOC125051377, with product MMTRRVTIKEMETKLRATLKELEVSKALCEQLLQERDDSEVEVKNVVDKNTFLKNELAKLHIEHMDLADQHNQLKIQVSTLQECSDTHELALNRISELEQELCDAHRALSLSESVKFSKQVSKTNSLFNELVVSTSKPVCEPAVTIDLTGDDTLPLCPIVMSHNKLKKYIKIKKTIKRSQRTIKKHNLLKLNLSLRKDRVVLSNKLNTCIVQLEECREKYDIDTQLLQHDLLYKEDLLKNIYEKYEISQQQLSERLLEAGELLDLVKCNAEMYESLTNNLSSTSASHPPPPQLNLDLSPPVLALTAKAGVDTQKNKTIFFCDEIGSGFGKILHNYLSHSFTNHSYHNISFKQIIKQIKNSNLDNYSALVLLLGNSIGITKKDIVDGVSTLLKLNIGKLMLCAFPYSDTLSEVENNHIFKLNNTIHMLTCRHSDKLLYFDTNKSAP from the coding sequence ATGATGACCCGCAGAGTTACTATCAAGGAGATGGAAACAAAACTGAGAGCTACTTTGAAGGAGCTTGAAGTTTCTAAAGCTTTATGCGAACAGTTGCTCCAGGAGAGGGACGACAGTGAGGTGGAAGTGAAAAATGTTGTTGACAAGAACACCTTCCTCAAAAATGAGTTAGCTAAGCTACACATTGAGCACATGGACTTAGCTGACCAACACAATCAACTGAAAATCCAAGTGTCAACACTTCAAGAGTGCAGTGACACTCATGAACTGGCTTTGAACCGTATTTCAGAACTTGAACAAGAATTGTGTGATGCCCATAGGGCCCTTTCTCTCTCAGAATCTGTCAAGTTTAGCAAGCAGGTTTCTAAAACCAATAGCCTATTTAATGAGTTGGTAGTCAGTACGTCAAAACCAGTGTGTGAGCCGGCTGTAACAATAGATTTGACTGGTGATGACACCTTACCATTGTGTCCTATAGTTATGAgtcataacaaattaaaaaaatatattaaaattaaaaaaactattaaacggTCACagagaacaataaaaaaacataatctcttaaaattaaatctttccCTTAGAAAAGACCGGGtagttttatcaaataaattaaatacttgtaTTGTCCAGCTAGAGGAATGTAGGGAAAAGTATGATATTGATACTCAGCTTCTCCAACATGATTTACTATACAAGGAGGACTTGCTGAAGAATATTTATGAGAAATATGAGATATCACAACAACAACTGAGTGAGCGCCTGCTTGAAGCTGGGGAGCTGCTGGACTTGGTGAAATGCAATGCTGAGATGTATGAGTCGCTGACCAACAATCTCTCAAGCACCAGTGCGAGCCATCCGCCACCTCCTCAGCTCAATCTTGACTTATCTCCTCCGGTGCTAGCTCTTACAGCAAAGGCCGGTGTTGAtacacagaaaaataaaaccattttCTTTTGTGATGAAATAGGTTCAGGCTTTGGAAAAATCCTACATAATTACCTTAGCCATAGTTTTACCAATCATAGTTACCATAACataagttttaaacaaataattaaacaaattaaaaattcaaacctGGACAATTATTCtgctttagttttattactaGGTAACAGCATTGGTATTACCAAAAAGGACATAGTGGATGGTGTCAGcaccttattaaaattaaacataggaAAGCTGATGTTATGTGCTTTTCCCTACTCTGATACTCTGTCAGAGGTtgaaaataatcatatttttaaattgaataatactATTCACATGTTGACATGTCGTCATAgtgacaaattattatattttgacactAATAAGT